The Cydia fagiglandana chromosome 4, ilCydFagi1.1, whole genome shotgun sequence genome has a window encoding:
- the LOC134663898 gene encoding uncharacterized protein LOC134663898 has product MALCSALDCKNKGVHAFPKDPKRRKAWEKALRIKNFKAKDSSRLCSMHFTSDDYYGQSIYTNYEPKARFLKKTAVPSIFSFNISRLDTASATARQQRLEMRSQKKLRFEETVTPSTSHQPSINEERMVPHSMDVEETVTPTSINQESTVPIFMDVASEIEISANINDFTVPILNNPKFSSKETQIDMEHVFGTIHRFKNDDKAIQFYTGFESYRKFFFVYSTLSPMAHKIQYYGSSVILLSTEDQFFLTIMKLRQNKCIFELSRFFNVSTTTVSNIFITWINFMYQLWIKLDTWPSKDLVHYYMPEHFKNYNANIRVILDGTEFHVQKPKNPTSQQASWSSYKHANTLKVLVGGTPGGLLSYCSPAYAGSVSDRQTVERSNLISKCESGDCILADRGFNIQDMFAHKNVAVNIPTFLKGKTQLPGLTVLKDRNLASKRVHIERLIGLTKT; this is encoded by the exons ATGGCCCTGTGTAGTGCTTTAGACTGCAAAAATAAAGGCGTTCACGCTTTCCCTAAAGACCCAAAGCGTAGAAAGGCTTGGGAGAAAGCGTTAAGAATCAAAAACTTTAAAGCAAAAGACTCATCGCGATTATGTTCCATGCATTTtacatcagatgactattacgGACAAAGTATATACACAA ATTACGAGCCGAAAGCGAGATTCTTGAAGAAAACTGCTGTACCTTCAATATTTTCATTCAACATTTCAAGATTAGATACAGCAAGTGCAACAGCCCGTCAGCAGCGACTTGAGATGAGGTCTCAGAAAAAGTTACGGTTTGAAGAGACTGTGACCCCATCAACAAGCCACCAACCATCAATTAATGAAGAAAGAATGGTGCCCCACTCCATGGACGTAGAAGAAACTGTAACTCCAACATCAATAAATCAAGAAAGTACAGTGCCAATCTTCATGGACGTTGCTAGTGAAATAGAAATCAGTgcgaatataaatgattttacagTACCTATTTTAAATAATCCTAAATTCTCATCTAAAGAGACGCAAATTGACATGGAACATGTATTTGGAACAATACATAGATTCAAAAATGATGATAAAGCAATTCAATTTTATACAGGCTTCGAGTCTTACCGGAAGTTCTTTTTTGTTTACTCAACTTTGAGTCCTATGGCCCATAAAATACAGTATTATGGTAGTTCTGTTATTTTGCTCAGTACTGAAGATCAGTTCTTTTTAACAATAATGAAATTAagacaaaataaatgtatttttgaacTAAGCAGATTTTTTAATGTAAGTACTACAACAGtgtcaaatatatttattacctGGATAAATTTCATGTATCAACTATGGATAAAACTCGACACATGGCCAAGCAAAGACTTGGTACATTATTATATGCCggaacattttaaaaattataatgcgAATATAAGGGTGATTTTAGATGGGACCGAATTTCATGTACAGAAACCTAAAAACCCAACGTCTCAACAAGCGTCATGGAGTAGCTACAAGCATGCAAATACTCTTAAAGTTCTTGTTGGAGGAACACCGGGGGGATTGTTATCATACTGCTCTCCTGCATATGCTGGGTCGGTCAGTGACAGGCAAACAGTGGAGAGaagtaatttaattagtaaatgTGAAAGTGGTGACTGCATTTTAGCAGATCGGGGATTTAATATTCAGGACATGTTTGCACACAAAAATGTTGctgtaaatatacctacttttttaaAGGGCAAAACACAGTTACCAGGTTTAACAGTGTTAAAAGATAGGAATCTAGCTAGTAAAAGAGTGCACATTGAACGCTTAATTGGCCTCACTAAAACATAA